The proteins below are encoded in one region of Alistipes communis:
- the floA gene encoding flotillin-like protein FloA (flotillin-like protein involved in membrane lipid rafts): MDQTGIIAITVFAGLVALWLIFYFIPVGLWFSALVSGVRISLLQLILMRWRKVPPSVIVSSMIESTKAGLSLDPNELEAHFLAGGNVPNVVHALVSAQKANIQLDFKMATAIDLAGRDVFEAVQMSVNPKVINTPPVAAVAKDGIQLIAKARVTVRANIKQLVGGAGEETVLARVGEGIVSSIGSAVSHKVVLENPDSISRVVLDKGLDAGTAFEILSIDIADIDVGKNIGAQLQMDQAQADKNIAQAKAEERRAMAVALEQENRAKAQDARAKVILAEAEVPLAMAEAFRNGNLGIMDYYKMKNVMADTAMREAISKPVDKK, translated from the coding sequence ATGGATCAAACGGGAATTATCGCGATCACGGTCTTTGCAGGCCTCGTCGCGCTGTGGTTGATATTTTATTTCATTCCGGTGGGATTGTGGTTCTCTGCGCTGGTTTCGGGCGTCAGAATCAGCCTGTTGCAGTTGATTTTGATGCGCTGGCGCAAGGTGCCGCCCTCGGTGATCGTCTCGTCGATGATCGAGAGTACGAAGGCGGGGCTTTCGCTCGATCCCAACGAGTTGGAGGCGCATTTCCTGGCGGGCGGCAACGTTCCCAATGTCGTCCATGCGCTCGTCTCGGCGCAGAAGGCCAATATTCAGCTCGACTTCAAGATGGCTACGGCGATCGACCTGGCGGGCCGCGACGTGTTCGAGGCGGTGCAGATGTCGGTCAACCCGAAGGTCATCAACACCCCTCCCGTGGCGGCCGTGGCGAAAGACGGTATCCAGCTGATCGCCAAGGCGCGCGTGACGGTGCGTGCCAATATCAAACAATTGGTCGGCGGTGCCGGCGAGGAGACCGTGCTGGCACGTGTGGGTGAAGGTATCGTCTCGTCGATCGGTTCGGCCGTGAGCCACAAGGTCGTGTTGGAGAATCCCGATTCGATCTCGCGCGTGGTACTCGATAAGGGACTGGATGCAGGTACGGCGTTCGAAATCCTCTCGATCGATATCGCCGACATCGACGTGGGCAAGAACATCGGTGCGCAGTTGCAGATGGATCAGGCACAGGCCGACAAGAACATCGCCCAGGCGAAAGCCGAGGAGCGCCGCGCGATGGCCGTCGCGTTGGAGCAGGAAAACCGCGCCAAGGCGCAGGACGCCCGTGCCAAGGTGATTCTGGCCGAGGCCGAAGTGCCGCTGGCGATGGCCGAGGCGTTCCGCAATGGCAATCTGGGGATCATGGACTACTACAAGATGAAAAACGTCATGGCCGATACGGCCATGCGCGAAGCGATCTCGAAGCCCGTCGATAAAAAATAG
- a CDS encoding NfeD family protein, which yields MWLIILLILLGVLFLVAELVLLPGVSLGALFALVCYGSAIYTAFADYGPFTGGIVVLIILALSFVATVLSLRSKTWQRFSLKQKIESSSMPLPDNEVKAGDRGVAVSRLAPMGKVEIGGRIYEAKSTDVYIDQRSTVEVVGFENFNVVVRKVADEPSV from the coding sequence ATGTGGCTCATTATCCTCCTGATCTTATTGGGTGTCCTGTTTCTGGTGGCGGAACTGGTGTTGCTGCCGGGTGTCTCGCTGGGTGCGCTGTTCGCGTTGGTCTGCTACGGCAGCGCGATCTATACGGCTTTTGCCGATTACGGCCCCTTCACGGGCGGTATCGTCGTGCTGATCATTCTGGCGTTGTCGTTCGTGGCTACGGTGCTTTCGCTGCGCTCGAAGACGTGGCAGCGCTTCTCGCTGAAACAGAAGATCGAGTCGTCGAGTATGCCCCTTCCCGATAACGAGGTGAAGGCGGGCGACCGCGGCGTGGCGGTCTCGCGCCTGGCTCCGATGGGCAAGGTCGAGATCGGCGGCAGGATTTACGAGGCCAAGTCGACCGATGTCTATATCGACCAGCGCAGCACGGTCGAGGTGGTCGGGTTCGAGAATTTCAACGTCGTCGTGCGCAAGGTCGCCGACGAACCCTCCGTATGA
- a CDS encoding SPOR domain-containing protein yields MMRKGFFLLAVLVAVGAAEASAQEVTARIAGLEGNAEYMEMLREEASLQAREDSVTMVVNRVRRQLRDDPAQRAVYSAEILRCEEQLFSIRTERGRLTDRINTVEQDWVLANLDLSSPSTTTAGRAAGTPLPDSLQTADLVHNAYFREQLPQADYRALLSAQRRERTAFDLAAACAANYEAIEELKISYDTITAETPAAVLYERYRTLQSLNRSLCDSLQRVWGAVYDNKNYAYAYVLDRLGRDDLLAKTEEQLAGVRQQMASERGRYYADELTDYLLQKRALVDVETELAGALGLTAARDSLARAAAGLRIVDYRLPKLFIEERMFLEYEPIGFVTPAKYNASHHIPEVKVYERGTIYRILLGTYTNRTNGGYLFKGAYPLGYEKVEGKYAYYAGGYRTLDEARAAQEQMKKKGFRRPEIVVWNDGERTNLADAAEQGNAPMFRVEIGGLDGFPEELRAAVQAVAGESEISRAGRHFIVGPLADKAVADKVAEAVMQQNASLEVKIAEIVE; encoded by the coding sequence ATGATGCGTAAAGGATTTTTCCTTTTGGCGGTGTTGGTCGCAGTGGGTGCCGCCGAAGCCTCGGCGCAGGAGGTGACGGCGCGTATCGCGGGACTGGAAGGCAATGCGGAGTATATGGAGATGCTGCGCGAAGAGGCGTCGTTGCAGGCGCGCGAGGATTCGGTGACGATGGTCGTCAACCGGGTGCGTCGACAGCTGCGCGACGATCCGGCGCAGCGGGCGGTCTATTCGGCCGAGATTCTGCGGTGCGAGGAGCAGCTCTTTTCGATCCGCACCGAACGGGGGCGGCTGACCGATCGGATTAATACGGTCGAACAGGATTGGGTGCTGGCGAATCTCGACTTGAGCAGTCCGTCGACGACGACGGCCGGCCGTGCGGCGGGTACTCCCCTGCCCGATTCGTTGCAGACGGCCGATCTGGTGCACAACGCCTATTTCCGCGAACAGCTTCCGCAGGCCGACTATCGGGCACTGCTGAGTGCGCAGCGCAGGGAGCGCACGGCATTCGACTTGGCGGCGGCTTGTGCGGCGAACTACGAAGCGATCGAAGAGTTGAAGATCTCCTACGACACGATCACGGCCGAGACGCCGGCCGCCGTGCTGTACGAACGTTACCGTACCCTGCAATCGCTCAACCGCTCCTTGTGCGATTCGCTGCAACGGGTGTGGGGTGCGGTCTACGACAACAAGAACTACGCCTACGCCTACGTGCTCGACAGGTTGGGACGCGACGACCTGCTCGCCAAGACGGAGGAGCAGCTGGCCGGCGTGCGGCAGCAGATGGCCTCCGAGCGGGGACGTTACTATGCCGACGAACTGACCGACTATCTGTTGCAGAAACGGGCGCTCGTCGACGTGGAGACGGAGCTGGCCGGAGCGCTGGGGCTGACCGCGGCGCGCGATTCGCTGGCGCGCGCGGCCGCCGGCCTGCGAATCGTCGATTACCGGCTGCCGAAACTCTTCATCGAAGAGCGCATGTTCCTCGAATACGAGCCGATCGGGTTCGTCACGCCGGCCAAATACAACGCCTCGCACCACATTCCGGAGGTAAAGGTCTACGAGCGTGGAACGATCTACCGGATTCTGCTCGGCACCTATACGAACCGCACCAACGGCGGTTACCTCTTCAAGGGCGCCTATCCGCTCGGATACGAAAAGGTCGAGGGGAAATACGCCTACTATGCCGGCGGGTACCGTACGCTCGACGAAGCGCGTGCGGCGCAGGAGCAGATGAAGAAGAAGGGATTCCGTCGTCCTGAGATCGTCGTATGGAACGACGGCGAGCGCACCAACCTGGCCGATGCGGCCGAGCAGGGCAATGCCCCGATGTTCCGCGTCGAGATCGGCGGGCTGGACGGCTTTCCGGAGGAGTTGCGCGCGGCGGTGCAGGCCGTGGCCGGCGAATCCGAAATTTCGCGTGCGGGCCGGCATTTCATCGTCGGGCCGCTGGCGGACAAGGCCGTAGCCGACAAGGTCGCCGAAGCGGTGATGCAGCAGAATGCGTCGTTGGAGGTGAAAATTGCGGAAATAGTTGAATAA
- a CDS encoding TrkH family potassium uptake protein, giving the protein MRLGVVLRYVGIIMLVVALFMLLSAGVSLVSHTDSGYYPLLLSALLTALLGAFPLIFVDRTEQLSSKEGYCIVVGSWIVASVVGMFPYLMWGGEFSLVNAWFESVSGYTTTGASILKDVEALPRGLLFWRSCSTWLGGVGVVMFALLILPSLGTNKALLTNVELSSMAKHNYHYKASMIAQILLFIYLGLTFCSTLALKLAGMNWFDALTQAMSAVATSGFSTKNASIGYFDSVAVESILIVTMLLASIHFGVLFATLTGRRNNIFHSEVTRWYLSIVAVVTVVVAGSLYFGGVYDTVAGALRYAAFQVVSLISTAGFATADTTVWPATAIVLLISVSIVCGCAGSTTGGIKTDRFLLAIKTLRLRFSLQQHPNAVVRVRIDGNVLDDKIASTAVVFIVAYFLALLAGTVVGTMCGVDMETSFSSSVACMGNVGPGFGMVGSLGNYSDLPAVMKFSNTMLMLLGRLEIFGLVQLFFLKWWR; this is encoded by the coding sequence ATGAGACTGGGCGTCGTATTGCGATACGTGGGAATCATCATGTTGGTCGTGGCGCTGTTCATGCTCCTCTCGGCCGGCGTGTCGCTGGTCAGCCATACCGACTCCGGGTACTACCCGCTGCTGCTTTCGGCATTGCTGACGGCCTTGCTGGGCGCTTTCCCGCTCATCTTCGTCGACCGCACCGAACAGCTCAGCAGCAAGGAGGGCTACTGTATCGTCGTGGGATCGTGGATCGTGGCCAGCGTCGTGGGGATGTTCCCCTATCTGATGTGGGGCGGAGAGTTCTCGCTCGTCAACGCCTGGTTCGAGAGCGTGTCGGGTTATACGACCACCGGTGCGTCGATCCTGAAAGACGTCGAGGCGCTGCCGCGCGGGCTGCTCTTTTGGCGGTCGTGTTCGACGTGGCTGGGCGGTGTCGGCGTGGTGATGTTCGCGCTGCTGATTCTTCCTTCGCTGGGGACGAACAAGGCGCTGCTGACCAACGTCGAGTTGTCGTCGATGGCCAAGCACAACTACCACTACAAGGCGTCGATGATCGCCCAGATCCTGCTGTTCATCTACCTGGGGCTGACGTTCTGTTCGACGCTGGCGTTGAAACTGGCGGGCATGAACTGGTTCGACGCGCTGACGCAGGCCATGTCGGCCGTCGCAACGAGCGGATTCAGCACGAAGAACGCCAGCATCGGGTATTTCGACAGCGTGGCCGTGGAATCGATCCTGATCGTGACGATGTTGCTGGCCAGTATCCATTTCGGCGTGCTTTTCGCTACATTGACGGGACGCCGGAACAATATTTTCCATTCGGAGGTGACGCGGTGGTATCTTTCGATCGTGGCCGTCGTGACGGTCGTCGTGGCCGGCAGCCTCTATTTCGGCGGGGTGTACGACACCGTTGCGGGGGCGTTGCGCTATGCGGCTTTTCAGGTCGTGTCGCTGATTTCGACGGCGGGATTCGCTACGGCCGACACCACCGTCTGGCCGGCGACGGCGATCGTGCTGCTGATTTCCGTTTCGATCGTCTGCGGCTGTGCCGGTTCGACGACGGGCGGTATCAAAACCGACCGGTTCCTGTTGGCAATAAAGACCCTGCGATTGCGTTTCTCTTTACAGCAGCATCCCAACGCCGTGGTGCGCGTGCGTATCGACGGCAACGTGCTGGACGACAAGATCGCCTCGACGGCGGTGGTGTTCATCGTGGCCTATTTTTTGGCGCTGCTCGCGGGAACGGTCGTAGGCACGATGTGCGGAGTGGATATGGAGACGAGTTTCTCGTCGTCGGTGGCCTGTATGGGAAACGTGGGGCCTGGATTCGGCATGGTCGGCTCGCTGGGCAACTACTCCGACCTGCCGGCCGTGATGAAGTTTTCGAATACGATGTTGATGTTGCTGGGTCGTTTGGAGATTTTCGGACTCGTGCAGTTGTTTTTTCTAAAATGGTGGAGATGA
- the mtaB gene encoding tRNA (N(6)-L-threonylcarbamoyladenosine(37)-C(2))-methylthiotransferase MtaB produces the protein MLRRRVSFHTLGCKLNFSESSTLARQFAEGGFERVAPTAEADICVINSCSVTEHADKKCRNLIRRLHRRNPEAIIAVTGCYAQLKPQEIAAIDGVDIVLSNNDKGDLYRRVVELGAKGRQIVTSCTTEELTRFFAAFSGGDRTRAFLKVQDGCDYCCSYCTIHYARGASRNLPIAEAVAEARRIAEAGQREIVITGVNTGDFGRTTGERFIDLLRALDAVEGIERYRISSIEPNLLTDEIIDFCASSTKFQHHFHIPLQSGSDRILGLMRRRYTTARFADRIAAVRRRMPDAFIGIDVIVGFPGETEADFRTTYDFLTGIAPAFLHIFPFSERPGTPAVDLPGKVQASVASERVKRLEALCDRLHGDFCRRTEGTESAVLFESTMRGGMMFGFTGNYIRVKAPYERAFINRICRVRLGAMDGMHDLAGEIVRDNGETERL, from the coding sequence ATGCTGAGACGACGCGTCAGTTTTCATACGTTGGGCTGCAAGCTCAACTTCTCGGAGAGTTCCACGCTCGCCCGGCAGTTTGCCGAAGGGGGCTTCGAGCGCGTGGCCCCGACGGCCGAAGCCGATATCTGCGTAATCAACAGCTGTTCGGTGACCGAACACGCCGACAAGAAATGCCGCAACCTGATCCGCAGGCTGCATCGGCGCAATCCCGAAGCGATCATTGCCGTGACGGGATGTTACGCCCAGCTCAAACCGCAGGAGATCGCGGCGATCGACGGGGTGGACATCGTGTTGAGCAACAACGATAAGGGAGATTTATATCGACGGGTGGTCGAACTGGGTGCCAAGGGGCGGCAGATCGTCACCTCCTGCACGACCGAGGAGTTGACGCGCTTCTTCGCCGCCTTCTCCGGCGGCGACCGTACGCGCGCCTTTCTGAAAGTGCAGGACGGATGCGACTACTGCTGTTCCTACTGCACGATCCACTATGCCCGCGGTGCGAGCCGCAACCTGCCGATCGCCGAGGCAGTGGCCGAGGCGCGCCGCATCGCCGAGGCCGGTCAGCGCGAGATCGTCATCACGGGCGTCAATACCGGCGATTTCGGCCGGACGACCGGCGAGCGGTTCATCGATCTTCTGCGGGCGCTCGACGCGGTCGAGGGGATCGAACGCTATCGAATTTCATCGATAGAGCCTAATTTGCTAACGGACGAAATCATTGACTTTTGTGCCTCGTCAACTAAATTCCAGCATCACTTCCATATTCCGTTGCAGAGCGGTTCGGACCGGATTCTCGGCCTGATGCGCCGACGCTATACGACGGCGCGCTTCGCCGATCGGATCGCCGCCGTGCGCCGGCGGATGCCCGATGCGTTCATCGGCATCGACGTGATCGTCGGTTTCCCGGGCGAGACGGAGGCCGACTTCCGGACGACCTACGATTTTCTGACGGGGATCGCTCCGGCGTTCCTCCATATTTTCCCCTTCTCGGAGCGGCCCGGTACGCCGGCCGTCGACCTGCCCGGCAAGGTGCAGGCGTCGGTGGCCTCTGAGCGGGTGAAACGGCTCGAAGCGCTGTGCGACCGCCTGCACGGCGATTTCTGCCGGCGCACCGAGGGCACCGAGTCGGCAGTGCTCTTCGAGAGTACGATGCGCGGCGGGATGATGTTCGGTTTTACGGGCAACTACATCCGCGTCAAAGCACCTTACGAGCGGGCCTTTATCAACCGGATCTGTCGTGTCAGGCTGGGGGCGATGGACGGTATGCACGACCTTGCGGGGGAGATCGTGCGCGATAACGGCGAAACGGAGCGTTTGTAA
- a CDS encoding metal ABC transporter permease, whose amino-acid sequence MDFFYDIARYAYLHNALAACILSGIACGIMGTYVVCRRTVFLAGGITHASFGGLGIAFYLGLNPIAGALVFAVLSALGIEWAGNRGRIREDSAIGIIWSVGMALGVLFMSLRPGYTSGDLAGYLFGSIVTVSGADVAALAALTALVVAGAALWLRPVMYVAFDREFAHSQGIATQTVSYLMAALTAVTIVLAIRVMGIVLLISLMTVPAVTMNTLSKSFRTIAFGSAVLGALGGVAGLAVSYQWELPSGVAIIFVLTASLIVAKLLSLRHESAKTRRG is encoded by the coding sequence ATGGATTTTTTCTACGATATCGCCCGCTACGCCTATCTGCACAACGCGCTCGCGGCCTGCATCCTTTCGGGCATCGCCTGCGGGATCATGGGCACCTACGTCGTCTGTCGCCGCACGGTCTTTCTGGCGGGCGGCATCACTCATGCGTCGTTCGGCGGGCTGGGCATCGCCTTCTATCTGGGACTGAATCCCATTGCCGGAGCGCTCGTCTTCGCCGTTCTCTCGGCGCTCGGCATCGAATGGGCGGGCAACCGCGGCCGCATCCGCGAGGATTCGGCCATCGGCATCATCTGGTCGGTCGGCATGGCGCTCGGCGTACTCTTCATGAGCCTGCGTCCGGGCTACACGTCGGGCGATCTGGCCGGATACCTCTTCGGCAGCATCGTGACGGTCTCGGGCGCCGACGTCGCGGCGCTGGCCGCGCTCACGGCGCTCGTCGTCGCCGGCGCCGCGCTGTGGCTGCGTCCGGTGATGTACGTCGCCTTCGACCGCGAATTCGCCCACAGCCAGGGCATCGCCACGCAGACCGTCTCCTATCTCATGGCGGCCCTCACGGCCGTCACCATCGTGCTGGCCATCCGCGTCATGGGCATCGTGCTGCTCATCTCGCTGATGACCGTCCCCGCCGTGACGATGAACACGCTCTCGAAATCCTTCCGCACGATCGCCTTCGGCTCCGCCGTGCTCGGCGCACTGGGCGGAGTGGCCGGCCTGGCGGTCAGCTACCAGTGGGAACTGCCCTCGGGCGTGGCCATAATATTTGTCCTCACCGCGTCGCTTATTGTGGCAAAACTATTATCTTTGCGACACGAAAGCGCCAAAACCCGCCGCGGATGA
- a CDS encoding LptF/LptG family permease, with translation MKTIHKLVLKSYLGPMFLTFFIVMFVLMMNFIWRYIDELVGKGLDAGVIIELMSYAMANMIPMGLPLAMLLAAIMTLGNLGENYELLAMKSAGMSLPKILKPLIIVVGIIAIGSFFVVNNLVPYANKKMLSILYDIRQQKQVIEFQDGLFFNGIEDMSIRVGKQDPKTHLLRDVLIYDNRNINGNMTTTVADSGYIRLSDDKKYLLVTLFNGETYEQTRNYQWYSKSALRHHIFEKQDGVIPMEGFGFERSDANFSNQSTTKNIAQLDRAIDSLELTVNSATTRSYEPLLREQIFANDNQVLPLPDSARIDKSGFRDALIADSIARLGLRDRDKVWGIARANAKNSRGLFSFDESTAKEALNQLYRSKIEWHRKISLPISIMIFFLIGAPLGAIIRKGGLGTPIVISVIFFVIYYIISISGEKAAREGNWEAFYGMWLSSFILAPIAVYLTYKATNDSVLLDVDWYTGRIKYYKEKWGIHTPKWMSALAGRFKRKPEENK, from the coding sequence ATGAAAACGATTCACAAGCTCGTATTGAAGTCGTATCTGGGACCGATGTTCCTGACCTTCTTCATCGTGATGTTCGTCCTGATGATGAATTTCATCTGGCGGTATATCGACGAGCTGGTGGGCAAGGGGCTCGACGCCGGCGTCATCATCGAGCTGATGAGCTACGCCATGGCCAACATGATTCCCATGGGCCTGCCGCTGGCGATGCTGCTGGCGGCGATCATGACGCTGGGTAACCTGGGCGAAAACTACGAATTGCTGGCGATGAAGTCGGCGGGCATGTCGCTGCCGAAAATACTCAAACCGCTCATCATCGTGGTGGGCATCATCGCCATCGGCAGTTTCTTCGTGGTGAACAATCTGGTTCCCTATGCCAACAAGAAGATGCTCAGCATCCTCTACGACATCCGCCAGCAGAAACAGGTCATCGAATTCCAGGACGGGCTCTTCTTCAACGGCATCGAGGACATGAGCATCCGCGTCGGCAAACAGGACCCCAAGACCCACCTGCTGCGCGACGTGCTGATCTACGACAACCGCAACATCAACGGCAACATGACCACCACGGTGGCCGACTCGGGCTACATCCGCCTGTCGGACGACAAGAAATACCTGCTCGTCACGCTCTTCAATGGCGAGACCTACGAGCAGACGCGCAACTACCAGTGGTACAGCAAAAGCGCGCTGCGCCATCACATCTTCGAGAAGCAGGACGGCGTCATCCCCATGGAGGGTTTTGGTTTCGAACGCTCGGACGCCAACTTCTCGAACCAGAGCACGACCAAGAACATCGCCCAGCTCGACCGGGCGATCGACTCGCTGGAGCTGACGGTCAATTCGGCCACCACACGCTCCTACGAACCGCTGCTCAGGGAGCAGATCTTCGCCAACGACAACCAGGTGCTGCCCCTGCCCGACAGCGCACGCATCGACAAAAGCGGATTCCGCGACGCCCTCATCGCCGACTCCATCGCACGGCTCGGCCTGCGCGACCGGGACAAGGTGTGGGGCATCGCACGCGCCAACGCCAAGAACTCGCGCGGCCTCTTCTCTTTCGACGAATCGACGGCCAAGGAGGCGCTCAACCAGCTCTACCGCAGCAAGATCGAGTGGCACCGCAAGATTTCGCTTCCGATCTCGATCATGATCTTCTTCCTGATCGGCGCACCGTTGGGCGCCATTATCCGCAAGGGCGGCCTGGGAACGCCGATCGTCATCTCGGTGATCTTCTTCGTCATCTACTACATCATCAGCATCTCGGGCGAAAAGGCTGCGCGCGAAGGCAACTGGGAAGCCTTCTACGGCATGTGGCTCTCGTCGTTCATCCTCGCCCCGATCGCCGTCTACCTCACCTACAAGGCGACCAACGACTCGGTGCTGCTCGACGTCGACTGGTACACCGGACGTATCAAATACTACAAGGAGAAGTGGGGGATCCATACTCCGAAATGGATGTCGGCGCTCGCCGGCAGGTTCAAACGCAAACCCGAAGAGAATAAATAA
- a CDS encoding bifunctional 3,4-dihydroxy-2-butanone-4-phosphate synthase/GTP cyclohydrolase II codes for MAKNAIFNTVEEAIEDFREGRIVIVVDDEDRENEGDFIVAAEKITPEIVNFMLSNGRGVLCAPLSESRCEELELNMMEENNTSLLGTPFTVTVDLLGQGCTTGVSIHDRAATIRALADPATRPSDLGRPGHVNPLRAREKGVLRRPGHTEAAVDLARLAGLQPCGALIEIMNEDGSMARLPQLLEVAKKFDLKIVSIADLIAYRLREESIIERGVTVDMPTKWGMFRLTPFRQKSNGLEHVALTKGEWTEEEPVLIRMHSSCVTGDIFGSYRCDCGEQLHEAMSMIEREGKGAIVYLNQEGRGIGLCNKIKAYQLQDEGLDTAEANLRLGFRVDERDYGVGASIIRELGIKHMRLMTNNPLKRAGLEGYGLHIDEIVPIVIAPNKYNEHYLETKEVRMGHTLGLFKKK; via the coding sequence ATGGCTAAGAACGCTATTTTCAATACGGTCGAAGAGGCTATCGAGGATTTCCGCGAGGGCCGGATCGTGATCGTCGTCGACGACGAAGACCGCGAAAACGAGGGCGATTTCATCGTCGCCGCCGAGAAAATCACCCCCGAAATCGTCAATTTCATGCTCTCCAACGGCCGCGGCGTGCTCTGCGCACCGCTTTCGGAGTCGCGCTGCGAGGAGTTGGAACTGAACATGATGGAGGAGAACAACACTTCGCTGCTGGGGACTCCCTTCACCGTGACGGTCGACCTGCTGGGGCAGGGTTGCACCACCGGCGTCTCGATCCACGACCGCGCCGCCACGATCCGTGCGCTGGCCGATCCCGCCACCCGTCCGTCGGATCTGGGGCGTCCGGGCCATGTCAATCCGCTACGTGCCCGCGAGAAGGGGGTGCTGCGCCGGCCGGGACATACCGAAGCGGCCGTCGATCTGGCCCGTCTGGCCGGATTGCAGCCCTGCGGCGCTCTGATCGAGATCATGAACGAGGACGGCTCGATGGCCCGCCTGCCGCAGTTGCTCGAAGTGGCGAAGAAATTCGACCTGAAAATCGTCTCCATCGCCGATCTGATCGCCTACCGTCTGCGCGAAGAGTCGATCATCGAACGGGGCGTGACGGTCGACATGCCCACCAAGTGGGGGATGTTCCGCCTCACGCCGTTCCGCCAGAAGAGCAACGGGCTGGAGCACGTCGCCCTGACCAAGGGCGAGTGGACGGAAGAGGAGCCCGTGCTGATCCGTATGCACTCGTCGTGCGTCACGGGCGACATCTTCGGCTCCTACCGCTGCGACTGCGGCGAACAGCTCCACGAAGCCATGAGCATGATCGAGCGCGAAGGCAAAGGCGCGATCGTCTACCTCAACCAGGAGGGGCGCGGCATCGGCCTGTGCAACAAGATCAAAGCCTACCAGTTGCAGGACGAGGGGCTCGACACGGCCGAAGCCAACCTGCGGCTGGGATTCCGCGTCGACGAACGCGATTACGGCGTCGGGGCCAGCATCATCCGCGAGCTGGGGATCAAACACATGCGCCTGATGACCAACAACCCGCTCAAACGCGCCGGACTGGAAGGCTACGGGCTGCACATCGACGAGATCGTGCCGATCGTCATCGCGCCCAACAAGTACAACGAGCACTACCTCGAAACCAAGGAGGTGCGCATGGGGCATACGCTCGGCCTGTTCAAAAAGAAGTAA
- a CDS encoding VOC family protein, whose protein sequence is MRLHHLALWSRRIELLRDFYTTYFDGHAGEKYENPAKGFESYFVTFADGVSLELMRRTDVTAPDAAQHLGLAHFAFGCESRAEVDRLTERLRADGHPVLSEPRTTGDGYYESAVGDPDGNLVELVYKA, encoded by the coding sequence ATGCGCCTGCACCACCTCGCACTCTGGAGCCGGAGGATCGAACTCCTGCGGGATTTCTACACGACCTATTTCGACGGCCATGCGGGCGAAAAGTACGAAAACCCCGCCAAGGGTTTCGAGTCCTATTTCGTCACCTTCGCCGACGGCGTATCGCTGGAACTGATGCGCCGCACCGACGTCACGGCGCCCGACGCCGCACAGCATCTGGGGCTTGCGCACTTCGCCTTCGGCTGCGAGAGCCGCGCCGAGGTCGACCGGCTCACCGAACGGCTGCGCGCCGACGGCCATCCCGTGCTGAGCGAACCCCGCACCACGGGCGACGGCTACTATGAAAGTGCGGTCGGCGACCCCGACGGCAACCTTGTCGAACTCGTATACAAAGCATGA